A genome region from Persephonella sp. includes the following:
- the argC gene encoding N-acetyl-gamma-glutamyl-phosphate reductase, whose amino-acid sequence MKIAIVGASGYTGVELLRVLQLYPDIEINQIISRQYTGKKLKEIFPHFSSSKLKDLIFSEETDIEASDFYFLCLPHEPSVELVKKLLEKNKKVVDLSAAYRIKNPAAYPEYYEFEHKYPDILLKAAYGLPEIYREQIRQADIVANPGCYPTATLLALYPAVKEKVIAENNVVVNALSGISGAGRGLKQQFHYPEAFGNAYAYSPIKHRHIPEMEDVLKNIYGDSITVRFTPHILPVSRGMTSTVIYKTNLSKQQLVELYRLEYRYEPFIRFCDTPPQIKNVIGSNYCDIYVDKDEKTGQAVVITAIDNLGKGASTQAVQNFNLMTGRDEEYILKNLSDTSILFP is encoded by the coding sequence ATGAAAATTGCTATTGTTGGTGCTTCAGGATACACAGGAGTAGAACTCCTTAGAGTCTTGCAACTTTATCCGGATATAGAAATAAATCAAATTATTTCCCGTCAATATACTGGCAAAAAACTCAAGGAAATATTCCCCCACTTTTCATCATCAAAACTAAAAGACCTTATATTTTCTGAAGAAACAGATATTGAAGCCTCTGATTTTTATTTCTTGTGTCTTCCCCATGAACCATCTGTGGAACTGGTAAAAAAACTTTTAGAAAAGAATAAAAAAGTAGTAGATTTATCTGCTGCATACAGAATAAAAAATCCTGCAGCTTATCCTGAATACTATGAATTTGAGCATAAATACCCTGATATTCTCCTTAAAGCTGCCTATGGTTTACCTGAAATATACAGGGAACAGATAAGACAAGCAGATATTGTTGCAAATCCTGGTTGTTATCCTACAGCAACGTTACTTGCTTTATATCCTGCAGTAAAAGAAAAAGTAATCGCAGAAAACAATGTTGTGGTTAATGCTCTTTCCGGTATATCAGGTGCAGGTAGAGGCCTTAAACAACAATTTCATTACCCTGAAGCTTTTGGAAACGCTTATGCATATTCCCCAATAAAACACAGACACATACCGGAGATGGAAGATGTTTTGAAAAATATTTATGGAGACTCTATAACTGTCCGATTTACTCCGCATATTCTTCCTGTATCAAGAGGAATGACATCAACTGTTATTTACAAAACAAATCTTTCCAAACAGCAACTTGTGGAACTATATAGACTTGAGTATAGATATGAGCCCTTCATAAGATTTTGTGATACTCCTCCACAGATAAAAAATGTTATTGGTTCTAACTACTGCGATATCTATGTTGATAAAGATGAAAAAACCGGACAGGCAGTTGTAATAACTGCGATTGATAATCTAGGAAAAGGTGCTTCAACACAGGCAGTTCAAAATTTTAATCTCATGACTGGCAGAGATGAAGAATATATTTTGAAAAATCTGTCTGATACATCTATACTCTTTCCATAA
- the rpsI gene encoding 30S ribosomal protein S9, protein MAEIVKIDPKVAKYGTGRRKEAVARVWIFPGEGKLYVKSSSGKEWEGKEYFERDILIEKINRPFVVTETLGKFDVYATVKGSGKPAQAEAIMYGIAKALLEYNPEFRPSLKSAGLLTRDARIKERKKYAQMGARAKYRWSKR, encoded by the coding sequence TTGGCTGAGATAGTAAAAATAGACCCAAAAGTTGCCAAATACGGAACAGGAAGAAGGAAAGAAGCAGTTGCAAGGGTTTGGATTTTCCCAGGTGAAGGGAAACTATATGTAAAAAGTTCTTCGGGAAAAGAATGGGAAGGAAAAGAATACTTTGAAAGAGATATCCTTATAGAAAAAATAAATAGACCTTTTGTTGTTACAGAAACACTTGGAAAGTTTGATGTTTATGCAACAGTAAAAGGTAGCGGAAAGCCTGCACAGGCTGAAGCTATAATGTATGGTATTGCAAAGGCACTTTTAGAATACAACCCGGAATTCAGACCATCCCTTAAATCTGCAGGTCTTCTTACAAGGGATGCAAGAATCAAAGAAAGAAAGAAATACGCTCAGATGGGTGCAAGGGCAAAATACAGATGGTCCAAACGTTAA
- the rplM gene encoding 50S ribosomal protein L13, whose translation MKTYHVRKEDVKRDWYVIDATGKNLGRLATLIANVLRGKHKPYFQPDVDVGDFVIVLNADKIQVTGKKLTDKLYQYHTHRPGGLRVRTLQWMLEHKPEEVIRLAVERMLPKNKLQKRYMKRLKVYTGNEHKHHAQNPKNLEELTALWKNF comes from the coding sequence ATGAAAACATATCACGTTCGCAAAGAGGATGTTAAAAGAGATTGGTATGTAATTGATGCTACAGGTAAAAACTTAGGAAGACTTGCAACACTTATTGCAAATGTTTTAAGAGGTAAACATAAACCTTACTTCCAGCCTGATGTTGATGTTGGAGATTTTGTTATAGTTCTTAATGCGGATAAAATTCAGGTTACAGGTAAAAAACTTACAGACAAACTTTATCAATACCACACCCACAGACCAGGTGGTCTTAGAGTAAGAACTCTACAATGGATGCTTGAACACAAACCAGAAGAGGTTATTAGACTGGCTGTAGAAAGAATGCTTCCTAAAAACAAACTCCAAAAAAGATATATGAAAAGATTAAAAGTTTATACAGGAAATGAGCATAAGCATCACGCTCAAAATCCAAAAAATCTTGAAGAGCTTACAGCTCTCTGGAAAAACTTTTAA
- the raiA gene encoding ribosome-associated translation inhibitor RaiA: protein MKVEHVGKGIDVTDFIKSYTEHKLERLKPYIKDIDVAEDSVNVRVTYTFEKHRHRNRVDIDIYFNTPGGGVIHAWEESNDLYSAIDFVIDEVERQLVRLKSRRKEEARRLARAEKLKMQMPQEESIERPLIVQEPMPLEKPLTVEDAMMVLEETGAFFLPFRNAETGEINVIYRKKAGNYGVIVPGT, encoded by the coding sequence ATGAAAGTAGAACATGTTGGAAAAGGTATTGATGTTACAGACTTTATTAAAAGTTACACAGAACACAAACTTGAAAGACTTAAACCCTACATTAAAGACATTGATGTCGCTGAGGATTCAGTTAATGTAAGGGTTACTTATACTTTTGAAAAGCACAGGCACAGAAACAGAGTTGATATAGACATATATTTTAATACTCCCGGTGGTGGTGTAATTCACGCTTGGGAAGAAAGTAATGACCTTTATTCAGCTATAGATTTTGTTATAGACGAGGTTGAAAGACAACTTGTCCGACTCAAAAGCAGAAGAAAAGAAGAAGCAAGAAGACTGGCAAGGGCAGAAAAATTAAAAATGCAAATGCCACAGGAAGAAAGTATAGAAAGACCTTTAATAGTTCAGGAACCAATGCCACTTGAAAAACCATTAACTGTTGAAGATGCCATGATGGTTCTTGAGGAAACCGGAGCCTTTTTCCTACCATTCAGAAATGCAGAAACAGGAGAGATTAATGTTATTTATAGAAAAAAAGCAGGAAACTACGGAGTTATAGTTCCTGGAACATAA
- the rpoN gene encoding RNA polymerase factor sigma-54: MLKTTIQVKLQNKLVLTISLKQQLALLVLPKLELQETIRHELEENPFLEEINTLEPEYEPIRDLSKYYDEDEEKRLSNKLVHKPDLLELLEFQIELEFEGEKKEIAKEIAGNLNEKGFLDISLEEIANKLNVPVALVEATRQKFMRLEPTGIGAFDIKESLWVQYSEIFGNDQLAKEIIYQNFEEIPYPEKLKQKYPEEQVDYILSNIKTLKPYPTYPFSDEVTTYIEPDIYVYDNGDSFEIHINEKGLPKLKLTTEYRKLISDKNLPEETRKFLDEKLQKAIGIIKGIEQRRENLKKIAEFLINYQADFVRKGKEYLKPLILKDVANEVGLHESTVSRIISGKYAQLPSGVVPLKAFFSTKLSSSSGDVSAEKVKYMIAELIEKEDKKKPLSDQKIANILKSQGINVARRTVTKYREQLNIPDSRTRRIGR, translated from the coding sequence ATGCTTAAAACAACTATTCAGGTAAAACTTCAAAATAAGTTAGTCTTAACCATAAGTCTGAAGCAACAGCTTGCTTTGCTGGTCTTACCAAAATTAGAGCTTCAAGAAACAATTAGACATGAGCTTGAGGAAAATCCTTTCCTTGAGGAAATTAATACATTAGAACCTGAATATGAACCTATAAGAGATTTATCAAAATATTATGACGAAGATGAAGAAAAAAGGCTTTCTAACAAACTTGTCCATAAACCAGACCTACTTGAACTCCTTGAATTTCAGATTGAGCTTGAATTTGAAGGGGAAAAGAAAGAAATAGCAAAAGAAATAGCAGGAAACCTTAATGAAAAAGGATTTTTAGATATTTCTCTTGAAGAAATTGCCAACAAACTAAATGTTCCTGTTGCTTTAGTAGAAGCAACAAGACAGAAATTTATGAGACTTGAGCCTACAGGTATAGGTGCTTTTGATATAAAAGAAAGTCTGTGGGTTCAGTATTCTGAGATATTCGGAAATGACCAGTTGGCAAAGGAGATTATTTACCAGAATTTTGAGGAGATACCATATCCGGAAAAACTGAAACAAAAATATCCTGAAGAGCAAGTAGATTACATACTTTCAAACATAAAAACATTAAAACCTTATCCTACTTACCCATTTTCTGATGAAGTAACAACATATATTGAACCTGACATATATGTATATGATAACGGGGATAGTTTTGAGATTCATATAAATGAAAAAGGACTTCCTAAACTAAAACTTACCACCGAATACAGAAAACTCATATCAGATAAGAATTTGCCTGAAGAAACCAGAAAATTCCTTGATGAAAAATTACAAAAAGCAATAGGAATAATAAAAGGTATAGAACAGCGGAGAGAAAATCTTAAAAAAATTGCAGAATTCCTTATAAACTATCAGGCAGATTTTGTAAGAAAAGGTAAAGAATATTTGAAGCCTCTTATTTTGAAAGATGTTGCAAATGAAGTAGGCCTTCATGAATCTACAGTAAGCAGAATAATCTCAGGTAAATATGCTCAATTGCCTTCCGGAGTTGTTCCATTAAAAGCATTCTTCTCAACAAAACTTTCTTCTTCCAGTGGCGATGTCTCTGCAGAAAAAGTAAAATATATGATTGCCGAGTTAATAGAAAAAGAAGACAAGAAAAAACCCCTCAGTGACCAAAAAATAGCGAATATTTTAAAAAGTCAGGGAATAAATGTTGCAAGACGAACAGTAACAAAATATAGAGAACAGTTAAATATACCAGATTCAAGAACAAGGAGGATAGGAAGATGA
- the pyrF gene encoding orotidine-5'-phosphate decarboxylase, whose protein sequence is MGRLALALDVPESQEALKILEDIEGYNIIIKIGYQLFIKEGKSLVQKIKDMGFEVFLDLKLHDIPNTVFNGVKSAISLNVDYLTIHTLGGEEMLKAAVEARGDSNLKLLGVTILTSHSEEYINYIGSKYSLEELALKLAKIAVNTGIDGIVSSPFEVKKLKKEIGNFIAVTPGIRLTSVKTDDQTRIATPEFAVSQGADILVVGRPILKAENSKKAIEEIINRMNNA, encoded by the coding sequence GTGGGGAGACTTGCTTTAGCCCTTGATGTTCCTGAATCACAGGAAGCCCTGAAAATATTAGAAGATATAGAGGGCTACAACATAATAATAAAAATAGGATATCAGTTATTTATAAAAGAAGGGAAAAGCCTTGTCCAAAAAATAAAGGATATGGGCTTTGAAGTCTTTTTAGACTTGAAATTACACGACATTCCAAACACAGTTTTTAATGGTGTAAAATCTGCAATCTCTTTAAATGTTGATTATCTGACAATCCATACCCTCGGTGGAGAAGAAATGTTAAAGGCTGCCGTTGAGGCAAGGGGAGATTCAAACCTAAAACTTCTTGGGGTAACTATTCTTACCAGTCATTCAGAAGAATATATAAACTACATAGGCTCAAAATATTCACTTGAAGAACTTGCATTAAAACTTGCTAAAATAGCAGTTAATACCGGTATAGATGGTATCGTTTCATCTCCATTTGAGGTTAAAAAATTAAAAAAAGAAATAGGAAATTTTATAGCTGTAACCCCGGGAATAAGACTGACATCTGTCAAAACAGATGACCAAACAAGGATAGCAACTCCTGAATTTGCAGTGTCCCAGGGAGCAGATATACTGGTCGTTGGCAGACCTATATTAAAAGCAGAAAATAGCAAAAAAGCCATAGAAGAAATAATAAACAGAATGAACAATGCTTAA
- a CDS encoding uracil-DNA glycosylase, producing MNEQLKKHLKILQELGYEYIYTEKGMKNSIEEKIKELEKINKEIQECKKCDLYQSRTQAVLGEGNPEAELMFIGEAPGGDEDKQGRPFVGRAGKLLTKLIEATGHKREEFYITNICKCRPPGNRTPTPWEMEACFPYLERQLQIINPKVLCLLGATAARAFLGRQVAITKERGSVINWNGKLLYLTYHPAYVLRNPNAEITLFEDIKKAIELAYTD from the coding sequence ATGAATGAACAACTAAAAAAACATCTTAAAATCCTGCAGGAACTTGGATACGAATATATATACACGGAGAAAGGGATGAAAAATAGTATTGAAGAGAAAATAAAAGAGCTTGAAAAAATAAATAAAGAGATTCAGGAATGTAAAAAATGCGACCTTTATCAAAGCAGAACGCAGGCAGTTTTAGGAGAAGGAAATCCAGAAGCCGAGCTTATGTTCATAGGCGAAGCTCCTGGAGGAGACGAAGATAAGCAGGGAAGACCTTTTGTTGGAAGAGCAGGAAAACTTTTAACAAAACTGATAGAAGCTACAGGTCATAAACGGGAGGAATTTTACATAACAAATATCTGTAAATGCAGACCACCAGGCAACAGAACTCCGACACCCTGGGAGATGGAAGCATGTTTTCCATATCTTGAAAGACAACTTCAGATAATTAATCCAAAGGTTTTATGTCTTTTGGGAGCTACAGCAGCACGGGCATTTCTTGGAAGGCAGGTTGCTATAACCAAAGAAAGAGGTTCAGTAATAAATTGGAATGGAAAACTCCTTTATTTGACATATCACCCTGCCTATGTCCTGAGAAATCCAAATGCTGAGATAACACTATTTGAGGACATTAAAAAGGCAATTGAACTTGCCTATACAGATTGA
- the radA gene encoding DNA repair protein RadA: MAKKRTIYVCNECGATFPTWSGRCSVCGSWNSLVEEKKSSNKSFRPERKEYSRPVPITKAKIEEKYERISTGIRTLDEALGGGIVKGQVILISGEPGIGKSTLLLQISSSMADNSKVLYATGEESAHQVYLRGERIQALKENLIILSENILENILDAIESEKPDFVIVDSVQTIYSTQLESIAGSVSQVREVSRRLTEIAKQKGIPVVLVGQVTKEGNIAGPKVLEHIVDTVAQFEGERGHAYRVLKIIKNRFGAAGELSVFSMEEKGLKEVADPSSFFLAERPQGKPGSVIFPFTEGSKPVLVEIQALVSKTVYAVPQRKTQGFDINRLSIITAILEKELGIFLKDRDIFVNIVGGIDIREPAADLPVALAIISSLRNTPVPENLVAFGELGLTGEVRSVYYTEHRIKEAEKFGFTKIVVPANIDMNNKNLIKVKNIQQAVEALK; this comes from the coding sequence ATGGCAAAGAAGAGAACTATTTACGTATGTAATGAGTGTGGTGCAACTTTTCCTACATGGTCAGGAAGATGTTCAGTATGTGGTAGCTGGAATAGCCTTGTTGAAGAAAAAAAGAGTTCTAATAAATCATTTAGACCTGAAAGGAAAGAATATTCAAGGCCAGTTCCTATTACAAAAGCAAAAATAGAAGAAAAATATGAAAGGATTTCAACAGGGATAAGAACCCTAGATGAAGCATTAGGAGGAGGAATTGTTAAAGGACAGGTTATTCTCATATCAGGGGAACCGGGAATAGGAAAATCAACCCTCTTACTCCAAATATCCTCTAGTATGGCAGATAATTCAAAAGTTCTTTATGCTACAGGGGAAGAATCAGCCCATCAGGTTTATCTGCGGGGAGAAAGAATTCAGGCATTAAAAGAAAATCTTATCATCCTATCTGAAAATATCCTTGAAAATATACTTGATGCCATAGAAAGCGAAAAACCGGACTTTGTTATTGTGGATTCAGTTCAAACAATATATTCCACACAGCTGGAGTCAATAGCAGGTTCTGTTTCACAGGTAAGAGAGGTTAGCAGAAGACTTACAGAAATTGCTAAACAAAAAGGTATTCCTGTTGTCCTTGTAGGACAGGTAACCAAAGAAGGAAATATAGCCGGTCCTAAAGTCTTAGAACATATAGTTGATACAGTTGCACAATTTGAAGGGGAAAGAGGTCATGCTTATAGAGTTCTGAAAATCATAAAAAACAGATTTGGAGCTGCAGGAGAGCTATCTGTATTTTCAATGGAAGAAAAAGGTCTCAAAGAAGTTGCAGACCCATCCTCATTTTTCCTTGCCGAAAGACCTCAGGGTAAACCAGGCAGCGTTATATTTCCATTTACAGAAGGTTCAAAACCTGTTTTAGTTGAAATCCAGGCACTTGTATCAAAAACAGTTTATGCTGTTCCACAAAGAAAAACACAGGGATTTGATATAAATAGACTATCAATAATAACGGCAATTCTTGAAAAAGAGCTTGGAATATTTCTTAAAGACAGGGATATATTTGTAAATATTGTAGGAGGAATAGATATAAGAGAACCTGCAGCAGATTTACCTGTAGCCCTTGCTATAATATCATCCCTGAGGAATACACCTGTTCCGGAAAATCTTGTGGCTTTTGGAGAATTGGGTTTGACCGGAGAGGTAAGGTCTGTTTATTACACAGAGCACAGGATTAAAGAGGCAGAAAAATTTGGTTTCACAAAAATAGTTGTCCCTGCAAATATAGATATGAATAATAAAAATCTGATAAAAGTAAAAAATATACAGCAGGCTGTTGAGGCATTAAAATGA
- the rnhA gene encoding ribonuclease HI yields MKKVQIFTDGSSLGNPGPGGWCALLRYNEHEKILKGGKAETTNNEMEIKAVLEGLKALKEPCEVDLYSDSQYVVKAISEWIYNWQKNNWRNASKKEIAHREMWEEIYNLLQKHKVNPIWIKAHAGHTENELCDKIAKKEAQKFSE; encoded by the coding sequence ATGAAAAAAGTTCAGATTTTTACAGATGGTTCATCCCTTGGAAATCCTGGCCCCGGTGGATGGTGTGCTCTCCTTAGATATAATGAACATGAAAAAATCCTGAAAGGTGGTAAAGCAGAAACAACCAACAATGAGATGGAAATAAAAGCCGTTTTAGAAGGTCTAAAAGCCCTGAAAGAACCCTGTGAGGTTGATTTATATTCCGATTCCCAATATGTAGTTAAAGCTATATCAGAATGGATTTATAACTGGCAGAAAAATAACTGGAGAAACGCTTCCAAAAAAGAAATTGCCCATAGAGAAATGTGGGAGGAGATTTATAACTTATTACAAAAACATAAGGTTAATCCAATCTGGATTAAAGCGCACGCAGGACATACAGAAAACGAGCTCTGCGATAAAATAGCAAAAAAAGAAGCACAAAAATTCTCAGAGTGA
- a CDS encoding energy transducer TonB, which produces MKKISDTKILLIGLGLSIILHGIVFLVLANIKSPEKPEKKEKIVYINILKPEKKKNAVPKPKKKIPIGQHKKKVINPAPKPKPKPPKPKPKPVKPKPKKPKPIKHKPKPIKPKPRPKPVKKPKTKPKPQPKPVEKPQPQPQPPKKEIIQPVEQQPKTETKDTTEQNKNVSQNQNFNLSSLKGKELIYQHGEEEKKEKKKTDENIQAYIRALEEYLNELARRKDLYPPMAKRLRIEGSLIVRFTIKADGSVDENSIKIVESSNYSVLDKGAVKIIKKYVPLFAKKYGKKPPKGDLTVELPVTFEIIGW; this is translated from the coding sequence TTGAAAAAAATCAGTGATACAAAAATTTTATTAATAGGACTCGGTTTATCTATTATTCTTCACGGTATTGTATTTCTTGTTCTTGCAAATATAAAATCTCCGGAAAAACCAGAAAAGAAAGAAAAGATTGTTTACATAAACATTTTGAAGCCTGAAAAGAAAAAAAATGCTGTTCCAAAACCGAAAAAGAAAATCCCGATAGGACAGCATAAGAAAAAAGTAATTAACCCAGCACCTAAACCGAAACCTAAGCCACCGAAACCAAAGCCTAAGCCTGTGAAACCTAAACCTAAAAAACCAAAACCTATAAAACATAAGCCTAAACCGATAAAACCCAAACCCCGTCCAAAACCTGTAAAGAAACCCAAAACCAAACCAAAACCACAGCCTAAACCTGTAGAAAAACCTCAACCACAGCCTCAACCTCCAAAAAAAGAAATAATTCAGCCTGTAGAACAGCAACCTAAAACTGAAACAAAAGACACAACAGAACAAAACAAAAATGTTTCCCAGAATCAAAACTTTAATCTTTCTTCTCTAAAAGGAAAAGAGCTTATATATCAACATGGAGAAGAAGAGAAAAAAGAAAAGAAAAAAACAGATGAGAATATACAAGCATACATAAGAGCCCTTGAAGAATATCTTAATGAGCTGGCAAGAAGGAAAGATTTGTATCCACCAATGGCAAAACGATTAAGAATAGAAGGTTCTCTGATTGTCAGATTTACAATAAAGGCAGACGGTTCAGTTGATGAAAATTCAATAAAAATAGTAGAAAGCAGTAACTACAGTGTTCTTGATAAAGGAGCAGTTAAAATAATTAAAAAATATGTCCCCCTATTTGCAAAAAAATATGGGAAAAAACCACCAAAAGGTGATTTAACCGTGGAATTACCTGTAACATTTGAAATAATAGGATGGTGA
- a CDS encoding biopolymer transporter ExbD, producing MKLIDDEDKEISQINMTPFVDIILVVLIIFLATATFIVEGKIPLNLPQAKTSEAKEVTEKKIIITIKKDGTIFIDKKPVKLSELKQELSNFIKGKKPVIVLRADRDTPFQKVVSVIDTCRDLGLEKYSIETSKLN from the coding sequence ATGAAACTTATAGATGATGAAGACAAAGAAATATCCCAAATAAATATGACTCCCTTTGTAGATATCATACTGGTTGTTTTAATTATTTTTTTGGCAACAGCCACATTTATAGTTGAAGGTAAAATACCCCTTAATCTACCCCAGGCAAAAACTTCAGAAGCGAAGGAAGTAACAGAGAAAAAAATCATAATAACCATAAAAAAAGACGGAACAATTTTTATAGACAAAAAACCTGTAAAGTTATCTGAACTAAAACAAGAATTATCAAATTTTATAAAAGGTAAAAAACCTGTTATTGTTCTCAGGGCTGACCGTGATACACCTTTCCAGAAGGTTGTATCTGTTATAGACACTTGTCGTGATTTAGGCCTTGAAAAATATAGTATAGAAACCTCAAAACTAAATTGA
- a CDS encoding MotA/TolQ/ExbB proton channel family protein, which translates to MEKSVNITEFFLKLALIGEAPVLYLLILMSIIGVAVVIERLIVIPKIEKNMMDYDPITLKLSLEKRLGILATFGNNAPFIGLFGTVLGIIQAFHDLGRASEFGVRVVMAGISEALVATALGLFVAIPSVIAYNYFVRRVKKILLIYEYKKNLNLELEE; encoded by the coding sequence ATGGAGAAGAGTGTGAACATAACAGAGTTTTTTCTTAAACTGGCCTTAATCGGTGAAGCACCTGTCCTGTATCTTTTAATCTTAATGAGTATTATCGGTGTTGCTGTGGTGATTGAAAGGCTAATTGTGATTCCAAAAATAGAGAAAAATATGATGGATTATGACCCAATTACCCTTAAACTTTCCCTTGAAAAAAGACTGGGAATTCTTGCCACATTTGGGAATAATGCTCCATTTATAGGCCTATTTGGAACAGTTCTTGGAATTATCCAGGCTTTCCATGACCTTGGACGTGCATCTGAATTTGGTGTAAGAGTTGTGATGGCCGGTATATCAGAAGCTCTTGTAGCTACTGCTTTAGGATTATTTGTTGCTATTCCTTCTGTTATTGCTTACAACTATTTTGTAAGAAGGGTAAAGAAAATACTGCTTATTTATGAATATAAAAAAAATTTAAATCTTGAATTGGAGGAATAA
- the kdsA gene encoding 3-deoxy-8-phosphooctulonate synthase, which translates to MEKFTVIAGPCVIENQDICFQVAEVLKNLQEEYSDIRFVFKSSFDKANRSSIHSFRGKGMEYGLKVLESVKKEFGLPVLTDIHESNQADIVAEVVDILQIPAFLCRQTDLLLAAAKTGKEINVKKGQFLAPWDTKNIAEKLRFGGAKKFYLTERGVSFGYNNLVVDYRSLPIMRQFAPVIFDATHSVQLPGGQGTASGGQREFVYPLVKAAISVGVDGLFFETHPDPDKALSDGPNQVPLKDFPDMIKKLLSLREFLIEKDI; encoded by the coding sequence ATGGAAAAATTTACTGTTATAGCTGGTCCCTGTGTTATAGAAAATCAGGATATATGTTTCCAGGTTGCAGAGGTTTTAAAAAACCTTCAGGAAGAATATTCTGATATTAGATTTGTTTTTAAATCCTCATTTGATAAAGCAAATCGTTCAAGTATCCATTCTTTCCGTGGAAAAGGGATGGAGTATGGTCTTAAGGTTCTGGAAAGTGTAAAAAAAGAGTTTGGACTTCCGGTTTTAACAGATATCCATGAAAGTAATCAGGCAGATATAGTTGCTGAAGTCGTTGATATACTGCAAATACCTGCATTTCTATGCAGGCAAACAGACTTGTTGCTTGCTGCAGCTAAAACAGGTAAAGAAATAAATGTTAAAAAAGGACAATTTTTAGCCCCATGGGATACAAAAAATATTGCTGAAAAGCTGAGATTTGGCGGAGCAAAAAAGTTTTATCTTACAGAAAGAGGAGTCTCATTCGGGTATAACAATCTTGTGGTTGATTATAGAAGCTTGCCAATCATGAGACAATTTGCACCTGTTATATTTGATGCTACACATAGTGTTCAGCTTCCCGGTGGTCAGGGAACAGCTTCAGGGGGACAGAGGGAGTTTGTTTATCCACTGGTAAAAGCGGCAATTTCTGTTGGGGTTGATGGATTGTTTTTTGAAACACATCCTGACCCTGACAAAGCATTATCAGATGGTCCAAACCAGGTGCCCCTAAAGGATTTCCCAGATATGATAAAAAAACTCCTTAGTTTGAGGGAATTTCTAATTGAGAAAGATATTTAG
- a CDS encoding lipoprotein, translating to MRKIFSLLSVAFIAGCGVKGGPYPPFTDAPETIRNASIKQQDQQLIVYWNYIPKYADGRPMKEGFRFEIYSFDHRIIKKISKHGSLYWFRYRFLRENEYCFRFKVITVKQESKFSKYFCYIPTFNYPKEPPKYKLDITQQGIKISWENPSTIDIYKIPKPIYYPKPYLVVKNKTEYLDSNVTNNRKYCYYLTIENQSGVESAPSDIKCVTYKDIFPPLPPQNPRIIKRKNTYYLIWSDSPSKDVTGYLIFINEKQITPKPVYTYSFILKGYKKGNIVKIIAVDRAGNKSKPAIVK from the coding sequence TTGAGAAAGATATTTAGTCTTCTATCAGTTGCTTTCATCGCAGGCTGTGGTGTGAAAGGGGGACCCTATCCACCATTTACAGACGCACCAGAAACCATTAGAAATGCATCTATAAAGCAGCAAGACCAACAGCTAATAGTCTACTGGAATTATATTCCCAAATATGCAGACGGAAGACCTATGAAAGAAGGTTTCAGATTTGAGATATATTCCTTTGACCATAGAATTATTAAAAAAATAAGCAAACATGGCAGTTTATATTGGTTCAGATATAGATTTTTAAGAGAAAATGAATACTGCTTTAGATTTAAGGTGATAACAGTAAAACAAGAGAGTAAATTTTCTAAATATTTTTGTTATATTCCCACGTTCAATTATCCCAAAGAACCTCCCAAATATAAATTAGATATAACACAGCAAGGAATAAAAATAAGTTGGGAAAACCCATCAACTATTGATATATACAAAATACCAAAACCTATTTATTATCCTAAACCTTATTTAGTTGTAAAAAACAAAACAGAATATCTTGATAGTAATGTAACCAATAACCGTAAATACTGCTATTATCTCACCATAGAAAACCAATCAGGTGTAGAAAGTGCTCCATCAGATATTAAATGTGTAACTTATAAAGACATATTCCCTCCTCTACCTCCACAAAATCCAAGAATAATAAAAAGAAAAAATACATATTATTTAATATGGTCTGATAGCCCATCCAAAGATGTAACAGGTTATCTTATTTTCATTAATGAAAAACAAATTACTCCAAAGCCTGTATACACTTACTCATTTATATTAAAAGGTTATAAAAAAGGAAATATTGTTAAAATAATAGCCGTTGATAGAGCAGGAAACAAAAGTAAACCTGCTATCGTAAAGTAG